The following is a genomic window from Chloroflexota bacterium.
TTCGGCGCGCTGCCGATCCCGTTCGGGGCGCCCGGGAGTGACTCGATGCGACCGCTGTTCGGCCTCCACCTTCCGAACTACACCTTCGCGGACGCGCCGGAGGAGGGCGCCGACGCGCGGCATGAGGGCGCCGACGCGCGGGAGGAGGGCGCGGACACGCCGCCGGAAGGGCTGTTCGGCCGGGTGGTGGAGCTCGCGAAGGCTGCCGAGGCGGCGGGCTTCGGGCTCGTCACCGTCATGGACCACTTCTACCAGATCCGGGGTGTCGGGCCGGAGACCGAGCCGATGCTCGAATCGTACTCGACGCTCGCCGCCCTCGCCCAGCACACGTCCCGGGTCCGCCTCGCGACGCTCGTCACCGGCGTGACGTACCGCAACCCCGCGATCCTTGCCAAGACCGTCACGACGCTCGACATCCTGTCCGGCGGACGGGCGATCCTCGGCCTCGGCGCGGCCTGGAACGAGGACGAGCATCGCGGCTACGGCATCGACTTCCCACCGATCCGGGAGCGGATGGACCGGCTCGACGAGGCGCTGGCGATCGCCCGGGCGATGTTCAGCGAGGACCGTCCGAGCTTCGCCGGCGCCCACTACCGGATCGACCGGGCGCTCAACGTCCCACGGCCGATCCAGCCGGGCGGCCCGAAGATCCTCGTCGGCGGGGGTGGAGAGTTGCGCACCCTGAAGATCGCCGCGAAACACGCCGACATGACCCACTGGTTCCCGCTGGGGCTCGAGACACTCCGTCACAAGACGGATGTCCTGGCCCGCCATTGCGAAGCGATCGGCCGCGACCCGGCGACGATCCAGCGGATGATGGCCACGCCGGTCCTCGTCGTCGAGAACGAGCGACAGGCCGCCCTAGCCCTCGACCGACTGCCGCCGGAGCGGCGCGCACACGTGACGGCGGGCCCGCCCGAGTACGCGGCCGAGGCGCTCCGACCATACCTCGACGCGGGGTTCAGCGGCTTCACGTTTAACAACCCGTTCCTGCCGACCGCCGAGGCGATCGGCGTCGCCGGCGAGCTGCTCGCCCTGCTTGACTGACCGCTTCGGCGTCGCCGGACCGTCCGCTGTCCCGCCCGTGGCCGCTGTCCCGCCCGTGACCGGCGGCCTCTGGTCGCCGGCGCGGCGCGCGCTCACCGTCGGACTCGTCCTCACCATCACCCTCGTGGCGTTCGAGGCCCTCGCCGTGTCGACGGTCATGCCGGTGGTCGCCCGCGAGCTCGGCGGCCTCGACCTGTACGGCTGGGTCTTCTCGGCGTTCTTCCTCGGCGACCTGGTCGGCATCGTGGTGGTCGGCGGCCTCATCGATCGGGGCGGGCTCATCCGGCCGTTCGTGGGCGGTCTCACCCTGTTCGGCCTCGGACTCGCCATCGGCGGCCTCTCCCCGTCCATGCCCGTCCTCATCGCCGGGCGGCTCCTCCAGGGGTTCGGTGCCGGCGCGATCGCGCCCACGGCGTACGTGGCGATCGGACGGAGCCTCCCGGAGGGCCTCCGCGCCCAGATGTTCGCGACACTGTCCACCGCGTGGGTCCTGCCAGGTGTCCTGGGCCCGGCGATCGCCGGCATCGTCGCCCAGCACGCGTCGTGGCGATTCGTCCTGCTCGGGCTTATCCCGCTCATCGTCGTCTCCGGCACGCTCGCCGTGGCCGGCCTGCGCGACGTCCCGCCCGCCGATCCGACCGCGGCGTCCGCGGAGCACCTCGTCGCGATCGATGCCCGCCGCCGCCTCCCCCGCGCGATCGTCCTTGCCGTTGCGGCCGGCCTCACGCTCGCCGGCCTCACCGACCCGACGTCGCTCCTCTCCGGCGGACTCATCCTGGCCGGGGTCGTCGCCGGCGTCGTCGCCTTCCGGTCCCTCGTCCCGGCCGGCACGCTCCGCGCCCACGGTCGGCTGCCGTCCGCGGTCCTCGTCCGCGGCCTGGCCACGTTCACGTTCTTCTCCGTCGATGCGTACGTCTCGCTCCTCCTCGTCGGCTGGCGGGGCATCAGCCCGGCCGAGGCGGGGATCGCGCTCACGGCCGCGACCGTCTGCTGGACCGGCGGATCGTGGATCCAGGCGCGATGGATCGGCCGGCTCGGCGCCGCACGATTCGTGCGAACCGGACTGGCAGTGACGGTCGTCGGGATCGGGGCGACCGCCCTCGTGCTCCTCCCGGCCGTGCCGGTCCTGTGGGCGGTCCCGGCGTTCGCCATCGCCGGGTTCGGGATGGGACTCGCCTATTCGCCGCTGTCCCTCGTCGTCCTCGCCGAAGCGGCCGCCGGAACGGAGGGCGGGGCGACCTCCGCGCTGCAGCTCTCCGACACGCTCGGCACGGCGCTCGGGACGGGCATCGCCGGGGCCATCCTCGCCGCGGCCGCCCGGGCCGGGACGTCCATCGCCGTCGGCCTGGCGATCGCCTTCGCGCTCGCCGCCTTCGTCGGGGTCGTGGGAGCCGGGCTCGGCGGAAGGCTCGGTGGCCGACCCGAGCTCGGCGGCCGACCCGACCCCGGCGGCAGGCTCGGCGGCCGACCGGATCCGGCCGTGCGGTAGACTTCGGCTGCCCGCGCGCCCGCCGCGCCGTCGAGCCTCGATCAGCCCCCGAGGATCACCGGAGGATCCCGCATCGATGTCCGCTGAGGACCTGCGCGCCAAGATCCGCGAGATCGCCGACTTCCCGAAGCCCGGCATCCTGTTCTACGACATCACGACCCTCCTCAAGGACCCGGCCGCGTATCGCGAGGCGATCGACCTCATGCTCGAGCCGTATCGCGACGAGCGGATCGACGTGGTCGTCGGGATGGAGTCCCGCGGCTTCATCTTCAGCGCGCCCTTGGCGTACCAGATGAGCGCCGGCCTCGTGCCGGTCCGCAAGCTCGGCAAGCTCCCGGCGGAGACGCTGACCGTCGAATACGCCCTGGAGTACGGCTCGAACACCCTGGAGATCCACCGCGACGCGATCCGGCCGGGTCAGCGGGTCCTCATCGTCGATGACCTCCTCGCGACGGGCGGGACCGTGGGCGGGACGATCGAGCTCGTCGAGCGACTCCAGGGCGAGGTGGTGGGGCTCGCCTTCCTCGTCGAGCTCGACTTCCTCAAGGGTCGGGATCGTCTCGCCGGCCGGCGCGTGACGAGCGTCATCCAGTACTGACAGCCGCTCGAGTCGAGGCCGATCCGTGTCCGATCAGGGTCCAGGGGACGTCACCGAGCCGACCGCGCGATCGGACGCGCCCGAGCGGACCACGCCCGAGCCGACACCCACGCCCGTGGCTGGCACGCCCGCCGCCGGCACGCCCGCGCCCGAGCAGACCCCCGCGGCGCGGGCCGAGCCCGCAGGAGCCGACCTCGACCGGCGACGGTTCTTCCGGCAGTTCGCCACTGACGTCGTCCACACCGCGGCCACCTTCGCCGGGATGGCCGGCGCGCTCCAGCGCACCTCCGCCGAGGCGGCGAACGCGCTCCTCGGGGGGTCCGGAGCCGGCGGATCGGGCGGCCTTTCGGCGATGTTCAGCGACGCCCTCGGCGACCCACTCGATCATGCGAACCCGGATCCCGCGACGCCGTCCGGATTCCGGACCGCATTCCGCTGG
Proteins encoded in this region:
- a CDS encoding LLM class F420-dependent oxidoreductase — translated: MRPLFGLHLPNYTFADAPEEGADARHEGADAREEGADTPPEGLFGRVVELAKAAEAAGFGLVTVMDHFYQIRGVGPETEPMLESYSTLAALAQHTSRVRLATLVTGVTYRNPAILAKTVTTLDILSGGRAILGLGAAWNEDEHRGYGIDFPPIRERMDRLDEALAIARAMFSEDRPSFAGAHYRIDRALNVPRPIQPGGPKILVGGGGELRTLKIAAKHADMTHWFPLGLETLRHKTDVLARHCEAIGRDPATIQRMMATPVLVVENERQAALALDRLPPERRAHVTAGPPEYAAEALRPYLDAGFSGFTFNNPFLPTAEAIGVAGELLALLD
- a CDS encoding MFS transporter, which translates into the protein MAAVPPVTGGLWSPARRALTVGLVLTITLVAFEALAVSTVMPVVARELGGLDLYGWVFSAFFLGDLVGIVVVGGLIDRGGLIRPFVGGLTLFGLGLAIGGLSPSMPVLIAGRLLQGFGAGAIAPTAYVAIGRSLPEGLRAQMFATLSTAWVLPGVLGPAIAGIVAQHASWRFVLLGLIPLIVVSGTLAVAGLRDVPPADPTAASAEHLVAIDARRRLPRAIVLAVAAGLTLAGLTDPTSLLSGGLILAGVVAGVVAFRSLVPAGTLRAHGRLPSAVLVRGLATFTFFSVDAYVSLLLVGWRGISPAEAGIALTAATVCWTGGSWIQARWIGRLGAARFVRTGLAVTVVGIGATALVLLPAVPVLWAVPAFAIAGFGMGLAYSPLSLVVLAEAAAGTEGGATSALQLSDTLGTALGTGIAGAILAAAARAGTSIAVGLAIAFALAAFVGVVGAGLGGRLGGRPELGGRPDPGGRLGGRPDPAVR
- a CDS encoding adenine phosphoribosyltransferase, with amino-acid sequence MSAEDLRAKIREIADFPKPGILFYDITTLLKDPAAYREAIDLMLEPYRDERIDVVVGMESRGFIFSAPLAYQMSAGLVPVRKLGKLPAETLTVEYALEYGSNTLEIHRDAIRPGQRVLIVDDLLATGGTVGGTIELVERLQGEVVGLAFLVELDFLKGRDRLAGRRVTSVIQY